One region of Mucilaginibacter gotjawali genomic DNA includes:
- a CDS encoding DUF5655 domain-containing protein, with protein MSWVCPNCDRELLKENQTHYCARVSVDSLFKGKSEELVLVFDKLLAEVTDWKDVIVSTTPHCIVFVHRKTFLVIRPMQKVLDIKFYSLTAQNSHPIINSTLYAGKYANNIRIKTTDELTPQVFKLIYQSYVLL; from the coding sequence ATGAGCTGGGTTTGCCCGAATTGCGACAGAGAGCTGCTAAAAGAAAACCAAACGCACTATTGCGCAAGGGTGAGCGTTGATAGCCTGTTTAAAGGCAAATCGGAAGAGCTTGTACTGGTATTTGACAAGCTGCTTGCTGAGGTAACCGACTGGAAGGACGTTATTGTAAGCACCACGCCACATTGCATTGTATTTGTTCACCGCAAAACCTTCCTCGTGATCCGCCCTATGCAAAAGGTGCTCGATATAAAGTTTTATTCCCTAACCGCGCAAAACAGCCATCCCATCATCAACAGCACCCTATATGCCGGTAAGTATGCCAATAACATCAGGATAAAAACCACTGACGAGCTTACACCGCAGGTATTTAAGTTGATTTATCAGTCGTATGTGCTGCTTTGA
- a CDS encoding DNA alkylation repair protein produces the protein MTVDEIMADLQSHGSESIKKVLLKHGVREPFFGVKVEYLKPIQKKIKKDYQLAKDLYATGNADAMYLAGLIADDEKMTKADLQTWAEQALSTNINEYTVPWVAAEGKLGFEMAMEWIDSPQDHIAAAGWSTLANLAALKEDIELDIDAYRGLLQRVIKTIHASPNRVRSKMNSFVISVGSYINPLNPEAVAAANEIGAVYVDTSGTACKVPDAVEYINKAIARGSLTKKKKTVKC, from the coding sequence ATGACCGTTGACGAAATTATGGCCGACCTGCAATCGCACGGCAGCGAAAGCATCAAAAAGGTTTTATTAAAACATGGCGTCAGGGAGCCATTTTTTGGCGTGAAGGTGGAATATTTAAAACCTATCCAAAAAAAGATAAAAAAAGATTACCAGCTGGCAAAAGACCTTTATGCTACCGGGAACGCAGATGCCATGTACCTGGCCGGCCTGATTGCTGACGACGAAAAGATGACCAAAGCCGACCTGCAAACCTGGGCCGAGCAGGCACTATCTACCAATATTAACGAATATACCGTGCCCTGGGTTGCTGCCGAAGGTAAGCTTGGTTTTGAAATGGCGATGGAGTGGATAGACAGCCCGCAGGACCATATCGCCGCTGCAGGGTGGTCAACACTGGCAAACCTGGCCGCTTTGAAAGAAGATATTGAGCTGGATATTGATGCTTATCGGGGCTTGCTGCAAAGGGTGATAAAAACCATTCATGCATCGCCTAACAGGGTGAGGTCAAAGATGAACAGCTTTGTTATTAGCGTGGGGTCTTATATCAATCCTTTGAACCCGGAAGCCGTTGCCGCGGCCAATGAGATTGGGGCTGTTTATGTAGACACGAGCGGAACGGCTTGTAAAGTGCCCGATGCCGTGGAGTATATAAACAAAGCCATAGCGCGGGGATCACTAACCAAAAAGAAAAAAACAGTGAAGTGTTGA
- a CDS encoding AGE family epimerase/isomerase produces the protein MKVSTLLFVITLFFIKPAFPQTKNTIKNERFRICREMKKSMVDELLKPWYPAAIDTVDGGFLSTFTYDFKPQGNQDKMIVTQARHVWSNAKAAELFPSIPWYKKGAAVGYRFLRDKMWDKQYGGFYTYTDRQGNPKQGGFAPKEAYGNSFAIYALAAYYQSTGDTSALNLAIKEFHWLEAHSHDPVFKGYYQHMERDGTPIKRTTAVPTTAETGYKDQNTSIHLLESFTELYSVWPDSLLKLRLQEMLHLVRDVITDKRGDLTLFFQPDWTPVSYHDSTFAVMMKHKELDHVSFGHNIETAWLMLETSHVLGIRNDTLTNRIAKKMVDDALENGWDAKVGGFYDEGYYFKDKPGITIIADTKNWWAQAEGLNALLTMADKYPHDPYQYDAKFEQLWQYIQIYLIDHEHGDWYQGGLDKQPDYKLALKGQIWKGTYHNFRSLMNCTNALHPNTAMPPAPSGMSYNKGTAAVLRWHAPKSKNLLLGYNIYLNGQRIGFTPLTYWYVPAKIRVSKKITVRSVDLQGNESVKAAVLK, from the coding sequence ATGAAAGTTTCAACACTCCTGTTTGTTATCACCCTGTTTTTTATTAAACCGGCATTTCCGCAAACCAAAAACACCATCAAAAATGAGCGTTTCAGGATCTGCCGCGAGATGAAAAAATCCATGGTGGATGAACTGCTGAAGCCCTGGTACCCCGCCGCCATAGATACTGTTGACGGTGGATTTTTGAGCACCTTTACCTATGATTTTAAACCGCAGGGCAACCAGGATAAAATGATTGTTACCCAGGCCAGGCATGTTTGGAGCAATGCCAAAGCCGCGGAGCTGTTTCCATCAATCCCCTGGTATAAAAAAGGCGCGGCAGTTGGCTACCGTTTTTTGCGCGATAAGATGTGGGATAAACAATACGGCGGCTTTTATACCTATACCGACCGGCAGGGCAACCCGAAACAAGGCGGCTTTGCACCCAAGGAAGCTTACGGGAATTCATTCGCGATTTATGCGCTGGCGGCTTATTACCAGAGCACCGGGGATACCAGCGCGCTTAACCTGGCAATTAAAGAATTCCACTGGCTGGAGGCACATAGCCACGACCCGGTTTTTAAAGGGTATTACCAGCACATGGAGCGGGACGGCACGCCCATAAAAAGAACGACCGCGGTGCCTACCACGGCAGAGACGGGTTATAAAGATCAGAATACTTCCATTCATCTGCTGGAATCATTTACGGAATTGTACAGCGTTTGGCCGGATAGCCTTTTAAAGCTGCGTTTGCAGGAAATGCTGCATTTGGTGAGGGATGTGATCACTGATAAACGGGGCGATCTGACATTATTTTTTCAACCCGACTGGACACCTGTTAGTTACCACGACTCGACCTTTGCGGTGATGATGAAACATAAAGAGCTTGACCATGTTTCCTTCGGGCATAATATAGAAACGGCATGGCTGATGCTGGAGACTTCACATGTTTTGGGCATCCGGAATGATACTTTAACCAACCGCATCGCCAAAAAAATGGTGGATGATGCCCTGGAAAATGGCTGGGACGCTAAAGTTGGCGGTTTTTACGATGAAGGTTATTATTTTAAAGATAAACCCGGCATCACCATTATTGCCGACACCAAAAACTGGTGGGCGCAGGCCGAGGGGTTGAATGCGCTGTTAACAATGGCTGATAAATACCCTCATGATCCATACCAATACGATGCTAAGTTTGAACAACTGTGGCAATATATTCAAATCTATTTAATTGACCACGAACATGGCGACTGGTACCAGGGCGGCCTGGATAAACAACCCGATTATAAACTGGCGCTGAAGGGGCAGATCTGGAAAGGGACCTATCATAATTTCAGGTCGTTGATGAATTGCACCAATGCTTTGCACCCAAACACTGCAATGCCACCCGCACCATCTGGCATGAGTTATAATAAAGGCACGGCGGCGGTTTTAAGGTGGCATGCACCGAAAAGCAAAAACCTGCTTTTGGGATATAATATTTACCTGAACGGACAACGCATCGGTTTTACACCGCTTACGTACTGGTATGTTCCGGCAAAAATTCGCGTTAGCAAAAAAATAACAGTTCGGTCGGTTGATTTGCAAGGGAATGAATCGGTAAAGGCGGCAGTGTTGAAGTGA
- a CDS encoding type II toxin-antitoxin system Phd/YefM family antitoxin, protein MKTMSVGEFKTHFSEVLEQVKSGEEFAVTYGKKKTVVGYFLPEKRDQPKIKLGIAEGKAKFTFSPDFKMTEEEFLGL, encoded by the coding sequence ATGAAAACGATGTCTGTAGGGGAGTTTAAAACACATTTTTCTGAAGTGCTCGAACAAGTAAAATCAGGGGAAGAATTTGCGGTAACCTATGGCAAAAAGAAAACAGTTGTTGGCTATTTTTTGCCTGAAAAACGTGATCAACCTAAAATTAAATTAGGGATAGCAGAGGGTAAAGCAAAATTTACCTTCAGCCCGGACTTTAAAATGACTGAAGAAGAATTTTTAGGATTGTGA
- a CDS encoding type II toxin-antitoxin system VapC family toxin translates to MNYLLDTHTLIWAISDQEKFSAQVIQAFNDPDNTFFVSTISFWDISLKLSVGKLSIDGMMPDEIPALALKSGFQIISLSSEESATYYKLKITNHKDPFDRMLIWQAIQRNMVFITKDKSIPEYRDAGLKILW, encoded by the coding sequence GTGAACTATCTGCTCGATACGCATACCTTAATCTGGGCTATTTCAGACCAGGAGAAATTTTCGGCCCAAGTGATCCAAGCCTTTAATGACCCCGACAATACTTTTTTTGTCAGCACGATCTCTTTTTGGGATATTTCGCTGAAACTCTCTGTAGGCAAACTAAGTATAGATGGTATGATGCCCGACGAGATACCAGCCCTGGCCTTAAAATCAGGCTTCCAAATTATTTCACTTTCCTCTGAAGAAAGTGCAACTTATTATAAACTTAAAATAACCAATCATAAAGATCCGTTTGACAGAATGCTGATCTGGCAGGCCATACAACGAAATATGGTTTTTATAACTAAAGATAAAAGTATCCCGGAGTACAGGGATGCCGGGTTAAAAATCCTTTGGTAA
- a CDS encoding VIT domain-containing protein: protein MKKLTYFLVPVLVLLIIHVPAAFGQSPQLTVDGKSNNGVKLQQLKIDVAVYGNISRTTWQMTFYNTTSRILEGTLSFPLKDGISVSRYALDINGKMREAVPVDRGKGTAVFEAVERRRIDPGLLEKVEGNTFRTRIYPINPHSTRTVIIGYEEEIPLANNGELKFTLPLNVKDTVEKFSLSASVIQSAAAPVTDNTGGDNLQFDKHQNTYLAAIDKINYVPNHSLSFSIPKPVDAAEVMIQALGNKYYYFINTTLQPQIVNKALPHRIGLLWDASLSGAARDGKKEFALLDAYFKKVNNAEITLVTFSNTIINTKTYTIANGNWAELKAALEHTIYDGATDFGKINLAQYPADEYLLMSDGHQTFGEKTIRLNNKPVYCINSSASADYSNLKLIALKTGGELIDLTSTDSLKALNSLTTQPLRFLGIKVSGTVEENYPSLRVAVDRTFSIAGITRDPNQVLTLQYGYGDKVSYEKAVTLDLSKDEVDDVDVAKLWAQKKISELDINYNANRQDIESLGKRFGIVTRNTSLIVLESVNDYITYNIEPPAELREQFDAIMKQRGVNNQQERENIGTAEAMQTELNNWWGADFKPKEIKVAAVKPNPPARPRIRRRSTRMQVPAGTYLANLTGRIIASDDHQPIVGATVQVKGGNTGAVTDVNGHFSLRGNAGSELVISFIGFQTGEVRVTGSDLGDIELRPVSSQLNEVVVTGYATQKRVSVTGSVTTVTPATVRETPPTVRDIEVANADQTKVVVASDAKVNNPAATQMGYSTATVTAKDLNQPVTGIAYGLSARVSGVVVSPDNASQTTAPVDTSLFVRKASAGAAEKYVLRGNASLSNAGGPPLYVVDGVQVNDVSKLNPNDIKTINVLKDASATAIYGVAGANGVIIVTTKNAKPTPANANSHIGNQTPDGDISVTYQPVDADYLKTIRKTDKALQYFKYLELRTSFGSNPIYYFDVAEHFIKTGNRELGERILSNLAELDLGSYELYKMLGYKLKQQGDVEGEVFAFKKVTELRPLDPQSFRDYGLALEDAGEHQRALDVLYDAMTKSYTSDADALYDGIQEIFLPEINRIIALHKGKLNLSAIPKTMIEAMPVDIRIVMDWNMNNTDIDLWVTDPNGEKCYYSHNRTAIGGRISHDMTQGFGPEQFLLKKAIKGTYKIEINYYGDRQVTIAGPTTIMAEMFTHYGTPDEKKEIIVLQMKKDANGAVYVGDLDFK from the coding sequence ATGAAAAAACTCACCTACTTCCTTGTACCGGTACTTGTATTGTTGATAATACACGTACCGGCAGCCTTTGGCCAAAGCCCGCAGCTTACTGTGGATGGTAAAAGCAATAACGGCGTAAAGCTGCAGCAGCTGAAGATCGATGTCGCGGTGTATGGTAACATCAGCCGCACCACCTGGCAGATGACTTTCTATAACACTACTTCGCGCATCCTGGAAGGCACGCTGTCGTTCCCGCTGAAAGATGGTATCAGTGTAAGCCGTTACGCGCTGGACATCAATGGCAAAATGCGCGAGGCGGTACCTGTCGACCGTGGCAAAGGCACCGCAGTGTTCGAAGCTGTTGAACGCCGCCGTATCGACCCCGGTTTGCTGGAGAAAGTAGAGGGCAACACGTTCCGTACGCGCATCTATCCCATCAACCCGCACAGCACCCGCACGGTAATTATTGGTTATGAGGAAGAAATCCCTTTGGCGAATAACGGCGAACTCAAATTTACCCTGCCCCTTAACGTAAAAGATACCGTGGAGAAATTCTCGCTCAGCGCTTCCGTCATCCAGAGCGCCGCGGCCCCGGTTACGGATAATACAGGTGGTGATAACCTTCAATTCGATAAGCATCAAAACACCTATTTGGCGGCTATAGATAAAATCAATTATGTGCCTAATCATTCATTGTCATTCTCTATACCTAAACCAGTCGATGCCGCTGAAGTAATGATCCAGGCGTTGGGTAACAAATATTACTATTTTATCAATACTACCCTGCAGCCGCAGATCGTAAATAAAGCGCTGCCGCACCGTATCGGTTTGTTATGGGATGCTTCGCTGAGTGGCGCTGCCCGTGACGGCAAAAAAGAGTTTGCGCTGCTGGATGCTTATTTCAAAAAAGTAAACAATGCGGAGATCACTTTGGTCACCTTCAGCAACACCATTATCAACACCAAAACCTATACCATTGCCAACGGCAACTGGGCAGAACTAAAAGCCGCATTGGAGCACACAATCTACGACGGCGCTACCGATTTCGGCAAGATCAACCTCGCGCAATACCCCGCCGACGAATATTTACTGATGAGCGACGGCCACCAGACTTTCGGCGAAAAAACCATCAGGCTAAACAACAAGCCTGTTTACTGTATCAACTCCTCCGCCTCGGCTGATTACAGCAACCTGAAGCTCATCGCCCTGAAAACCGGTGGGGAACTGATCGACCTGACCTCTACAGATAGCCTCAAAGCCCTAAATAGTTTAACCACGCAGCCTTTGCGTTTCTTAGGGATAAAGGTGAGTGGCACGGTGGAAGAAAACTACCCCTCATTGCGTGTAGCCGTTGATCGTACATTTTCTATCGCCGGCATTACCCGCGACCCTAACCAGGTACTTACTTTACAATATGGCTATGGTGATAAGGTAAGCTACGAAAAAGCGGTTACGCTCGACCTGTCGAAAGACGAAGTTGATGATGTTGACGTAGCCAAACTATGGGCGCAAAAAAAAATCAGCGAACTGGATATCAACTACAACGCCAACCGGCAGGACATTGAATCATTGGGAAAGCGCTTTGGCATTGTTACCCGCAATACTTCACTCATCGTGCTGGAATCGGTGAACGATTATATCACCTATAATATTGAGCCCCCTGCCGAGCTGCGCGAACAGTTTGACGCTATAATGAAACAAAGAGGCGTCAATAACCAGCAGGAAAGAGAAAATATCGGCACAGCTGAAGCAATGCAAACAGAGCTGAACAACTGGTGGGGCGCCGATTTTAAACCCAAAGAAATTAAGGTTGCAGCGGTAAAACCAAACCCGCCCGCAAGGCCGCGAATAAGGCGCCGCAGTACCCGAATGCAGGTACCGGCGGGGACCTACCTTGCAAATCTTACCGGCAGGATTATCGCAAGTGATGACCATCAGCCCATTGTTGGAGCAACGGTACAAGTAAAAGGCGGCAATACGGGCGCTGTAACTGACGTTAACGGACATTTTTCTTTGCGCGGCAATGCCGGGAGCGAACTGGTGATATCGTTCATTGGTTTTCAAACCGGTGAGGTGAGGGTTACCGGCAGCGATTTAGGAGATATTGAGTTGCGCCCTGTGTCAAGCCAGCTAAATGAAGTGGTGGTGACTGGGTATGCCACGCAAAAAAGGGTTTCTGTTACAGGCTCCGTGACGACGGTAACCCCGGCAACTGTGCGCGAGACCCCGCCAACCGTTCGGGATATCGAGGTTGCGAACGCTGATCAAACAAAGGTTGTGGTTGCGTCCGATGCAAAAGTTAATAATCCGGCTGCAACACAAATGGGCTATTCAACTGCTACGGTAACTGCAAAAGACCTCAACCAGCCTGTTACCGGCATTGCTTATGGACTCTCGGCCCGGGTTAGCGGCGTTGTTGTTTCTCCCGATAATGCCTCACAAACCACCGCGCCTGTTGACACCAGCCTTTTTGTACGCAAAGCCTCAGCAGGAGCCGCCGAGAAGTATGTTCTTCGGGGGAATGCCAGCTTATCTAACGCCGGCGGCCCGCCGCTTTATGTCGTTGATGGTGTGCAGGTGAATGATGTTTCAAAATTGAACCCCAACGACATAAAAACCATCAACGTTTTAAAGGATGCAAGCGCGACCGCCATTTACGGGGTTGCGGGGGCAAACGGTGTGATTATTGTGACCACCAAAAATGCAAAACCGACACCGGCGAATGCAAACAGCCATATTGGCAACCAAACACCCGATGGCGACATCAGCGTTACCTATCAGCCGGTAGATGCTGATTATTTAAAAACCATCCGAAAAACAGATAAAGCGCTTCAGTATTTTAAGTACCTGGAATTAAGAACTTCGTTTGGCAGCAACCCCATTTATTATTTTGATGTAGCCGAGCATTTCATCAAAACCGGCAACAGGGAATTGGGCGAACGCATTTTAAGCAACCTTGCTGAACTCGACCTGGGCAGCTATGAACTTTACAAAATGCTGGGCTATAAATTAAAACAGCAGGGCGATGTGGAAGGCGAAGTATTCGCCTTTAAAAAGGTTACCGAATTGCGCCCGCTTGATCCGCAAAGTTTCCGCGATTACGGCCTGGCCCTGGAAGACGCCGGCGAACACCAGAGGGCGCTGGATGTGTTATACGATGCCATGACCAAAAGCTATACCAGCGACGCCGATGCACTTTATGATGGCATCCAGGAAATCTTTCTGCCTGAGATCAACCGGATCATCGCTTTACATAAAGGGAAACTGAACCTTTCGGCCATTCCGAAAACCATGATCGAAGCGATGCCCGTTGATATCCGCATCGTAATGGACTGGAACATGAACAATACCGACATCGACCTGTGGGTAACCGACCCTAACGGCGAAAAATGTTATTACAGCCATAACCGTACTGCCATTGGCGGCCGCATCTCGCATGATATGACGCAAGGTTTTGGCCCCGAACAGTTCCTGCTGAAAAAGGCTATCAAGGGTACCTATAAGATCGAGATCAATTATTATGGCGACAGGCAGGTTACTATTGCCGGCCCCACCACCATTATGGCCGAAATGTTTACCCATTACGGCACCCCCGATGAAAAGAAGGAGATCATCGTACTGCAAATGAAAAAGGATGCCAACGGTGCCGTGTATGTAGGAGACCTGGATTTTAAATAG
- a CDS encoding glycoside hydrolase family 9 protein has translation MKLNNLEYLEYQGVNVMLAHDFYPEGHQGGVGIIQNGMRVATNGDIRLEPTPGQWQPIPKVGKRMVNRQKQQISVHMLYPDSSINRKGFNPIIYPDLKFAYTTRVEPAGKGFRIIVDLDAPLPDSWIGKVGFNMELYPGILFGKSYYADNQFGIFPQQPNEQMYADEDGELQVTPMASGKKLTVAPESESQRMLIENEGPGKLQLLDGRGKHNNGWFVVRSLIAKGATKNAIVWLVTPHAIEGWRAQPAVQVSQIGYHPNQSKIAVIELDKNDHRKLQPELLRIAENGGLIPVLKAGAEVWGNFLRYHYLRFDFSEIKTPGMYKVRYGDVETNPFQISSTVYSHNVWQPTLEYFLPVQMCHMRVNDKYRVWHGLCHMDDARMAPIDSNHFDGYIQGHSTLNKYQPGETVPFLNRGGWHDAGDFDLRVESQAETVLGLTLAYELFDVKDDNTAVDQQNHMVEIHQPDGKPDILQQVEHGLLSITGGFQSMNRFYRGIIEPTKRQYTTLGDPANITDNKFYKAPADGSPIPAVGQPGAPDDRWVFTEANPGRELEVAAALAAAARVMKGFNDTLSTQCLTIAKEVWNRNEKAAPLQKLNLAVELLQTTKEKQYAYFLTGHAQEIAANMGWTGWLAARSVKLVNDAQYTATITAAAAKLFEQVKADGTKTPYGVPYKPNIWGAGWDIQNFGYKQYFLHEAFPNIFPKDYMLSAINFILGCHPGSNTSSFVSGVGAESMIPGYGFNRADWSYIPGGISSGTALIRPDFPELLKWPYLWQQGEYVLGGGTSDYLFLILAADHILKTEK, from the coding sequence ATGAAATTGAACAATCTGGAATACCTGGAATACCAGGGTGTAAATGTAATGCTTGCCCATGATTTTTACCCCGAAGGACACCAGGGCGGCGTCGGGATCATTCAAAACGGCATGCGGGTGGCTACCAATGGCGACATCCGGCTGGAGCCGACACCCGGCCAATGGCAACCCATCCCGAAAGTGGGCAAGCGGATGGTCAACCGCCAAAAACAACAGATCAGTGTGCACATGCTTTATCCTGATTCCTCCATCAACCGCAAAGGTTTTAACCCAATTATTTACCCCGACCTGAAATTCGCTTATACCACCCGGGTTGAACCGGCAGGCAAAGGCTTCAGGATCATCGTCGACCTTGACGCGCCGCTGCCTGACAGCTGGATTGGTAAAGTAGGTTTTAATATGGAATTATACCCAGGTATCCTGTTTGGTAAAAGTTATTATGCTGACAACCAGTTCGGCATCTTTCCGCAGCAGCCCAACGAACAGATGTATGCCGACGAAGACGGAGAATTGCAGGTTACCCCGATGGCATCGGGAAAAAAACTGACCGTAGCGCCTGAATCCGAAAGCCAGCGCATGCTCATTGAAAACGAGGGCCCCGGGAAGTTGCAATTATTGGATGGCCGTGGTAAACACAATAACGGATGGTTCGTTGTACGTTCCCTCATCGCGAAAGGCGCCACCAAAAATGCCATTGTATGGCTGGTAACCCCGCATGCCATTGAAGGCTGGCGCGCGCAGCCGGCGGTGCAGGTTTCGCAGATCGGTTATCATCCCAATCAATCGAAAATCGCGGTGATCGAACTGGATAAAAATGACCACCGCAAGCTACAGCCCGAATTATTAAGGATAGCCGAAAATGGCGGATTAATCCCCGTTTTAAAAGCCGGTGCCGAAGTTTGGGGCAATTTCCTGAGATACCATTACCTGCGGTTCGATTTCTCCGAAATAAAAACACCGGGGATGTATAAAGTGCGCTATGGCGATGTAGAAACCAACCCCTTCCAGATCAGCAGTACGGTCTACAGCCACAATGTATGGCAACCGACCCTCGAGTATTTTTTGCCTGTGCAGATGTGCCACATGCGTGTTAACGATAAATACCGCGTTTGGCATGGCCTGTGCCACATGGATGATGCCCGCATGGCGCCCATCGATTCCAATCATTTTGACGGCTATATCCAGGGACATTCAACCCTTAATAAATATCAACCCGGTGAAACGGTGCCTTTTTTAAACCGCGGCGGCTGGCATGATGCCGGCGATTTCGACCTGAGGGTTGAATCGCAAGCCGAAACGGTGCTTGGTTTAACTTTGGCTTATGAGCTGTTTGATGTAAAAGATGACAATACAGCCGTCGACCAGCAAAACCACATGGTTGAGATCCACCAGCCGGATGGCAAACCCGATATTTTGCAGCAGGTGGAGCATGGCCTGTTAAGCATCACAGGTGGTTTCCAATCCATGAACCGTTTTTACCGGGGCATCATTGAACCCACAAAACGGCAGTACACTACGCTTGGCGATCCCGCCAACATTACCGATAATAAATTTTACAAGGCCCCCGCAGATGGCAGCCCCATACCCGCCGTTGGCCAGCCCGGCGCACCGGACGACCGCTGGGTATTTACCGAAGCCAACCCCGGCCGCGAGCTGGAAGTAGCCGCAGCGCTGGCTGCCGCAGCAAGGGTAATGAAAGGCTTTAACGATACCCTCTCCACCCAATGCCTCACCATCGCCAAAGAAGTTTGGAACCGCAATGAAAAGGCCGCTCCCCTGCAAAAATTAAACCTCGCGGTGGAGTTGTTGCAAACCACAAAAGAAAAGCAATATGCTTATTTTCTGACCGGCCATGCGCAGGAGATTGCTGCCAATATGGGCTGGACAGGTTGGTTAGCCGCCCGTTCCGTAAAGCTGGTTAACGACGCGCAATATACCGCCACCATTACCGCAGCAGCAGCAAAACTTTTTGAGCAGGTAAAGGCGGATGGTACCAAAACGCCTTACGGTGTACCATACAAACCCAATATATGGGGAGCAGGTTGGGACATCCAGAATTTTGGTTACAAACAATACTTTTTGCATGAGGCTTTTCCGAACATCTTCCCGAAAGATTATATGCTGAGCGCCATCAATTTTATCCTGGGCTGTCACCCTGGTTCCAATACGTCTTCGTTTGTTTCGGGTGTAGGGGCAGAGTCGATGATCCCGGGCTATGGCTTTAACCGTGCCGATTGGTCATACATTCCGGGTGGCATCAGTTCAGGCACCGCGCTGATTCGTCCTGATTTCCCCGAACTGCTAAAATGGCCCTACCTATGGCAGCAGGGGGAATATGTTTTAGGTGGCGGCACCAGCGATTACCTGTTTTTGATCCTGGCGGCCGATCATATTTTAAAAACGGAGAAGTAG
- the rpiA gene encoding ribose 5-phosphate isomerase A, with protein MADYKMEAAKAAIKLIQPGQTIGLGAGSTIAALLALLAAEGSLAASLTLVSSSFKTTSLIREYGFNVQSIALTKSPDIYFDGCDQFDIELNALKSGGGIHTSEKILASLAAEFILIGDAGKFVNKLDATYPLVIEALPAALQLVQYQLFNHFPDAKINLRMGDKKDGAAISDNGNMLLDVYFTKLIPLDELNVLVKMVPGVVEHSLFYRMATRAIIAGPEGVRIMKPEY; from the coding sequence ATGGCCGATTATAAAATGGAAGCTGCAAAAGCGGCGATCAAACTGATCCAACCGGGGCAAACCATTGGCCTTGGCGCGGGCTCTACTATTGCCGCCCTGCTGGCATTGCTGGCGGCTGAAGGCAGTCTTGCGGCATCGCTTACCCTTGTTTCGTCATCCTTTAAAACAACCAGTTTAATAAGGGAATATGGTTTCAATGTGCAATCCATCGCACTAACCAAAAGCCCTGATATTTATTTCGATGGTTGCGACCAGTTCGACATTGAACTGAACGCTTTGAAAAGCGGCGGCGGCATCCATACCTCCGAAAAAATATTGGCTTCACTGGCGGCGGAATTTATTTTGATAGGCGATGCCGGTAAGTTTGTGAACAAATTAGATGCTACTTATCCCCTGGTGATCGAAGCCTTACCAGCAGCGCTTCAATTGGTGCAATATCAGTTATTTAACCACTTTCCCGATGCAAAGATCAACTTACGCATGGGTGACAAAAAAGACGGCGCCGCAATTTCAGATAACGGCAATATGTTGCTTGATGTTTATTTTACGAAGTTGATACCATTGGATGAACTTAATGTACTTGTGAAAATGGTCCCCGGTGTGGTGGAACATTCGCTGTTTTACAGGATGGCAACAAGAGCGATCATCGCCGGGCCGGAGGGGGTCAGGATTATGAAGCCGGAGTATTGA